The window CAGGCGGTGCAGGCTGCCCTTGGGGGTGTAGACGATCTCCCCGACCTGGGCGGTCCAGGACTTCTCGCCGACCTGGACGTCCAGGGGGACGTCGAGGACCTGCCACATCTCGTCGCGCTCGCCGTGCTTCTGCAGGGAGAGGCGGTGGCCGGGCTCGACGGTGATGACCTTGACGGTGCAGACCTGGTTGAGCACGAACTGCTGGAACTGGCCCCAGGGGCGCTCGGCGACGAAGACGGCGCTGCGGCGCTCCGCCTCGAGGGACTCGGCGGTGGGCGTGCTCATGTGGCCTCCTGGTGGGCGGTCGGGGACGAGCCTGCACAGAAGTGTGCAGGGTCGGGCGGACCCGATGAACCCCGTGCAGCGGATCCGCCCCGATCGGGGGGCGCCCGTTCCGGCTAGGGTCGGGACGACCGGTGCGCTGAGCGCAGCACGTCCCACCCCTTTCAGGAGGCACGCCCGTGGCCAGCATCGAGGCCGTCGGCGCCCGCGAGATCCTCGACTCGCGAGGCAACCCCA is drawn from Quadrisphaera setariae and contains these coding sequences:
- a CDS encoding phosphomannose isomerase type II C-terminal cupin domain, with amino-acid sequence MSTPTAESLEAERRSAVFVAERPWGQFQQFVLNQVCTVKVITVEPGHRLSLQKHGERDEMWQVLDVPLDVQVGEKSWTAQVGEIVYTPKGSLHRLGNSGTRTGRILEIAFGDFDEADIERLHDDYARPEA